In Brachyhypopomus gauderio isolate BG-103 chromosome 11, BGAUD_0.2, whole genome shotgun sequence, a single genomic region encodes these proteins:
- the LOC143526790 gene encoding type 2 DNA topoisomerase 6 subunit B-like isoform X1: protein MTSKLQQVIRLLMVLTRNDCTESKRSSARPDGRGGLLVLRVHSMQAVRRPTYTECQRNMSRMRLQRDFLPVSIFVTVLVKKTFKCSQTSLGLCILFARSRTTRTSRKRRPLLQHFFKDSVLLMLRAKNRLSLMDHAISMDSTIFSQTPFTMACLPTCTRMHPVLGERVALLLPSEVMEAGLCGELSMATLATLRPCMDQYPNWPTRLSHIHVLVYSPSGVPLKRGEGATQLSFLHSLADSPAWVELGLARVRHAESQSGQGSVSCEVEFSVDDEDDTQPQGRRVEPEHTVQQTVMLFLLFEYRDPFHSQLSDVIGTVQIRSEETLERCLDKVLWYNDDKVRSALQSLLKSALRGFLKRNKSQERLQSAMSVILSSVKSIVSSSSSVDFRTACLTTMKVQSSYDLSFPLHQKLQRVINGRFVSRSRCTSEKASETIMSEWNSHEEPENGLPSKRTHEEEEEEEETPSCSKRQCSEFTAGDSYAFESNIWETLDNQMQWSQGSQRELVNMGLAESSTPSLSNTELKKQQVDREWLQEIENLSEWD from the exons ATGACATCTAAACTGCAGCAG GTTATCAGGTTACTGATGGTTCTGACCCGTAATGATTGCACTGAGTCTAAACGTAGCAGTGCTCGTCCAGACGGCCGAGGGGGCTTGCTGGTTCTGCGGGTCCACAGCATGCAGGCTGTCAGACGACCAACGTACACCG AATGTCAGAGGAACATGTCCAGAATG AGGCTACAGCGAGACTTTCTTCCAGTATCTATttttgtgactgtccttgtgaaGAAGACCTTCAAATGTTCTCAAACATCTTTGGGCCTTTGCATTTTGTTTGCTCGTTCCAG GACGACCAGGACAAGCAGGAAACGGAGGCCGCTACTGCAACATTTCTTCAAAGACTCAGTCTTGTTAATGCTAAG AGCCAAGAATAGACTTTCACTTATGGATCATGCCATTTCCATGGACAGTACCATATTTTCCCA GACTCCGTTCACCATGGCATGCCTCCCTACATGTACGAGAATGCACCCTGTTTTGGGGGAGAGAGTGGCTCTCCTACTGCCTTCTGAAGTCATGGAGGCAGGGTTGTGTGGAGAGTTGAGTATGGCTACCCTGGCCACCCTCAGGCCCTGTATGGACCAGTACCCTAACTGGCCAACTCGACtttcacatatacac GTGTTGGTGTACAGTCCCAGTGGTGTTCCTctgaagagaggagaaggggcGACCCAGCTGAGCTTCCTCCACAGCCTGGCTGACTCCCCGGCCTGGGTGGAGCTGGGGCTGGCTCGAGTCCGCCACGCAGAGTCGCAAAGCGGTCAGG GATCTGTGTCCTGTGAGGTGGAGTTTTCTGTAGACGATGAGGACGACACTCAACCGCAGGGGAGGCGGGTTGAGCCTGAGCACACCGTGCAGCAGACTGTCATGCTTTTCCTTCTCTTCGAGTACAGAGACCCCTTCCACTCCCAGCTCTCTGACGTCATCGGTACGGTTCAGATCA gGAGTGAAGAAACTTTAGAGAGATGTTTGGACAAGGTGCTTTGGTACAATGATGACAAAGTAAGATCAGCCCTGCAGTCGTTACTGAAAAGTGCCCTCAGGGGATTTCTAAAAAGAAACAAG TCCCAAGAGAGGCTTCAGTCTGCCATGTCGGTGATTCTGAGCTCTGTAAAGAGTATTGTGAGCAGCAGTAGCAGTGTCGATTTTCGCACCGCCTGTCTGACTACCATGAAG GTGCAGAGCAGCTATGACCTGTCTTTCCCCTTACATCAAAAACTTCAGAGAGTCATAAATGGGCGATTTGTTTCCAGAAGCAGATGTACTTCTGAAAAG GCTTCAGAGACGATTATGTCTGAGTGGAACAGCCATGAGGAACCTGAAAATG GGCTTCCAAGCAAAAGAACGCacgaagaagaggaggaggaggaggagacaccGTCGTGCTCCAAAAGGCAGTGCTCAGAGTTCACTGCTGGGGACTCGTATGCCTTTGAGAGCAACATTTGGGAGACTCTGGACAACCAGATGCAATGGTCACAAGGATCCCAGAGGGAGCTTGTCAACATGGGCTTAGCAGAGTCGTCGACCCCTTCCTTAAGCAATACTGAGTTGAAAAAACAACAG GTTGACAGAGAATGGCTTCAGGAGATTGAAAATCTGTCTGAGTGGGATTAA
- the LOC143526790 gene encoding type 2 DNA topoisomerase 6 subunit B-like isoform X4, protein MVLTRNDCTESKRSSARPDGRGGLLVLRVHSMQAVRRPTYTECQRNMSRMRLQRDFLPVSIFVTVLVKKTFKCSQTSLGLCILFARSRTTRTSRKRRPLLQHFFKDSVLLMLRAKNRLSLMDHAISMDSTIFSQTPFTMACLPTCTRMHPVLGERVALLLPSEVMEAGLCGELSMATLATLRPCMDQYPNWPTRLSHIHVLVYSPSGVPLKRGEGATQLSFLHSLADSPAWVELGLARVRHAESQSGQGSVSCEVEFSVDDEDDTQPQGRRVEPEHTVQQTVMLFLLFEYRDPFHSQLSDVIGTVQIRSEETLERCLDKVLWYNDDKVRSALQSLLKSALRGFLKRNKSQERLQSAMSVILSSVKSIVSSSSSVDFRTACLTTMKVQSSYDLSFPLHQKLQRVINGRFVSRSRCTSEKASETIMSEWNSHEEPENGLPSKRTHEEEEEEEETPSCSKRQCSEFTAGDSYAFESNIWETLDNQMQWSQGSQRELVNMGLAESSTPSLSNTELKKQQVDREWLQEIENLSEWD, encoded by the exons ATGGTTCTGACCCGTAATGATTGCACTGAGTCTAAACGTAGCAGTGCTCGTCCAGACGGCCGAGGGGGCTTGCTGGTTCTGCGGGTCCACAGCATGCAGGCTGTCAGACGACCAACGTACACCG AATGTCAGAGGAACATGTCCAGAATG AGGCTACAGCGAGACTTTCTTCCAGTATCTATttttgtgactgtccttgtgaaGAAGACCTTCAAATGTTCTCAAACATCTTTGGGCCTTTGCATTTTGTTTGCTCGTTCCAG GACGACCAGGACAAGCAGGAAACGGAGGCCGCTACTGCAACATTTCTTCAAAGACTCAGTCTTGTTAATGCTAAG AGCCAAGAATAGACTTTCACTTATGGATCATGCCATTTCCATGGACAGTACCATATTTTCCCA GACTCCGTTCACCATGGCATGCCTCCCTACATGTACGAGAATGCACCCTGTTTTGGGGGAGAGAGTGGCTCTCCTACTGCCTTCTGAAGTCATGGAGGCAGGGTTGTGTGGAGAGTTGAGTATGGCTACCCTGGCCACCCTCAGGCCCTGTATGGACCAGTACCCTAACTGGCCAACTCGACtttcacatatacac GTGTTGGTGTACAGTCCCAGTGGTGTTCCTctgaagagaggagaaggggcGACCCAGCTGAGCTTCCTCCACAGCCTGGCTGACTCCCCGGCCTGGGTGGAGCTGGGGCTGGCTCGAGTCCGCCACGCAGAGTCGCAAAGCGGTCAGG GATCTGTGTCCTGTGAGGTGGAGTTTTCTGTAGACGATGAGGACGACACTCAACCGCAGGGGAGGCGGGTTGAGCCTGAGCACACCGTGCAGCAGACTGTCATGCTTTTCCTTCTCTTCGAGTACAGAGACCCCTTCCACTCCCAGCTCTCTGACGTCATCGGTACGGTTCAGATCA gGAGTGAAGAAACTTTAGAGAGATGTTTGGACAAGGTGCTTTGGTACAATGATGACAAAGTAAGATCAGCCCTGCAGTCGTTACTGAAAAGTGCCCTCAGGGGATTTCTAAAAAGAAACAAG TCCCAAGAGAGGCTTCAGTCTGCCATGTCGGTGATTCTGAGCTCTGTAAAGAGTATTGTGAGCAGCAGTAGCAGTGTCGATTTTCGCACCGCCTGTCTGACTACCATGAAG GTGCAGAGCAGCTATGACCTGTCTTTCCCCTTACATCAAAAACTTCAGAGAGTCATAAATGGGCGATTTGTTTCCAGAAGCAGATGTACTTCTGAAAAG GCTTCAGAGACGATTATGTCTGAGTGGAACAGCCATGAGGAACCTGAAAATG GGCTTCCAAGCAAAAGAACGCacgaagaagaggaggaggaggaggagacaccGTCGTGCTCCAAAAGGCAGTGCTCAGAGTTCACTGCTGGGGACTCGTATGCCTTTGAGAGCAACATTTGGGAGACTCTGGACAACCAGATGCAATGGTCACAAGGATCCCAGAGGGAGCTTGTCAACATGGGCTTAGCAGAGTCGTCGACCCCTTCCTTAAGCAATACTGAGTTGAAAAAACAACAG GTTGACAGAGAATGGCTTCAGGAGATTGAAAATCTGTCTGAGTGGGATTAA
- the LOC143526790 gene encoding type 2 DNA topoisomerase 6 subunit B-like isoform X5, whose translation MTSKLQQVIRLLMVLTRNDCTESKRSSARPDGRGGLLVLRVHSMQAVRRPTYTECQRNMSRMRLQRDFLPVSIFVTVLVKKTFKCSQTSLGLCILFARSRTTRTSRKRRPLLQHFFKDSVLLMLRTPFTMACLPTCTRMHPVLGERVALLLPSEVMEAGLCGELSMATLATLRPCMDQYPNWPTRLSHIHVLVYSPSGVPLKRGEGATQLSFLHSLADSPAWVELGLARVRHAESQSGQGSVSCEVEFSVDDEDDTQPQGRRVEPEHTVQQTVMLFLLFEYRDPFHSQLSDVIGTVQIRSEETLERCLDKVLWYNDDKVRSALQSLLKSALRGFLKRNKSQERLQSAMSVILSSVKSIVSSSSSVDFRTACLTTMKVQSSYDLSFPLHQKLQRVINGRFVSRSRCTSEKASETIMSEWNSHEEPENGLPSKRTHEEEEEEEETPSCSKRQCSEFTAGDSYAFESNIWETLDNQMQWSQGSQRELVNMGLAESSTPSLSNTELKKQQVDREWLQEIENLSEWD comes from the exons ATGACATCTAAACTGCAGCAG GTTATCAGGTTACTGATGGTTCTGACCCGTAATGATTGCACTGAGTCTAAACGTAGCAGTGCTCGTCCAGACGGCCGAGGGGGCTTGCTGGTTCTGCGGGTCCACAGCATGCAGGCTGTCAGACGACCAACGTACACCG AATGTCAGAGGAACATGTCCAGAATG AGGCTACAGCGAGACTTTCTTCCAGTATCTATttttgtgactgtccttgtgaaGAAGACCTTCAAATGTTCTCAAACATCTTTGGGCCTTTGCATTTTGTTTGCTCGTTCCAG GACGACCAGGACAAGCAGGAAACGGAGGCCGCTACTGCAACATTTCTTCAAAGACTCAGTCTTGTTAATGCTAAG GACTCCGTTCACCATGGCATGCCTCCCTACATGTACGAGAATGCACCCTGTTTTGGGGGAGAGAGTGGCTCTCCTACTGCCTTCTGAAGTCATGGAGGCAGGGTTGTGTGGAGAGTTGAGTATGGCTACCCTGGCCACCCTCAGGCCCTGTATGGACCAGTACCCTAACTGGCCAACTCGACtttcacatatacac GTGTTGGTGTACAGTCCCAGTGGTGTTCCTctgaagagaggagaaggggcGACCCAGCTGAGCTTCCTCCACAGCCTGGCTGACTCCCCGGCCTGGGTGGAGCTGGGGCTGGCTCGAGTCCGCCACGCAGAGTCGCAAAGCGGTCAGG GATCTGTGTCCTGTGAGGTGGAGTTTTCTGTAGACGATGAGGACGACACTCAACCGCAGGGGAGGCGGGTTGAGCCTGAGCACACCGTGCAGCAGACTGTCATGCTTTTCCTTCTCTTCGAGTACAGAGACCCCTTCCACTCCCAGCTCTCTGACGTCATCGGTACGGTTCAGATCA gGAGTGAAGAAACTTTAGAGAGATGTTTGGACAAGGTGCTTTGGTACAATGATGACAAAGTAAGATCAGCCCTGCAGTCGTTACTGAAAAGTGCCCTCAGGGGATTTCTAAAAAGAAACAAG TCCCAAGAGAGGCTTCAGTCTGCCATGTCGGTGATTCTGAGCTCTGTAAAGAGTATTGTGAGCAGCAGTAGCAGTGTCGATTTTCGCACCGCCTGTCTGACTACCATGAAG GTGCAGAGCAGCTATGACCTGTCTTTCCCCTTACATCAAAAACTTCAGAGAGTCATAAATGGGCGATTTGTTTCCAGAAGCAGATGTACTTCTGAAAAG GCTTCAGAGACGATTATGTCTGAGTGGAACAGCCATGAGGAACCTGAAAATG GGCTTCCAAGCAAAAGAACGCacgaagaagaggaggaggaggaggagacaccGTCGTGCTCCAAAAGGCAGTGCTCAGAGTTCACTGCTGGGGACTCGTATGCCTTTGAGAGCAACATTTGGGAGACTCTGGACAACCAGATGCAATGGTCACAAGGATCCCAGAGGGAGCTTGTCAACATGGGCTTAGCAGAGTCGTCGACCCCTTCCTTAAGCAATACTGAGTTGAAAAAACAACAG GTTGACAGAGAATGGCTTCAGGAGATTGAAAATCTGTCTGAGTGGGATTAA
- the LOC143526790 gene encoding type 2 DNA topoisomerase 6 subunit B-like isoform X2, which translates to MTSKLQQVIRLLMVLTRNDCTESKRSSARPDGRGGLLVLRVHSMQAVRRPTYTECQRNMSRMRLQRDFLPVSIFVTVLVKKTFKCSQTSLGLCILFARSRTTRTSRKRRPLLQHFFKDSVLLMLRAKNRLSLMDHAISMDSTIFSQTPFTMACLPTCTRMHPVLGERVALLLPSEVMEAGLCGELSMATLATLRPCMDQYPNWPTRLSHIHVLVYSPSGVPLKRGEGATQLSFLHSLADSPAWVELGLARVRHAESQSGSVSCEVEFSVDDEDDTQPQGRRVEPEHTVQQTVMLFLLFEYRDPFHSQLSDVIGTVQIRSEETLERCLDKVLWYNDDKVRSALQSLLKSALRGFLKRNKSQERLQSAMSVILSSVKSIVSSSSSVDFRTACLTTMKVQSSYDLSFPLHQKLQRVINGRFVSRSRCTSEKASETIMSEWNSHEEPENGLPSKRTHEEEEEEEETPSCSKRQCSEFTAGDSYAFESNIWETLDNQMQWSQGSQRELVNMGLAESSTPSLSNTELKKQQVDREWLQEIENLSEWD; encoded by the exons ATGACATCTAAACTGCAGCAG GTTATCAGGTTACTGATGGTTCTGACCCGTAATGATTGCACTGAGTCTAAACGTAGCAGTGCTCGTCCAGACGGCCGAGGGGGCTTGCTGGTTCTGCGGGTCCACAGCATGCAGGCTGTCAGACGACCAACGTACACCG AATGTCAGAGGAACATGTCCAGAATG AGGCTACAGCGAGACTTTCTTCCAGTATCTATttttgtgactgtccttgtgaaGAAGACCTTCAAATGTTCTCAAACATCTTTGGGCCTTTGCATTTTGTTTGCTCGTTCCAG GACGACCAGGACAAGCAGGAAACGGAGGCCGCTACTGCAACATTTCTTCAAAGACTCAGTCTTGTTAATGCTAAG AGCCAAGAATAGACTTTCACTTATGGATCATGCCATTTCCATGGACAGTACCATATTTTCCCA GACTCCGTTCACCATGGCATGCCTCCCTACATGTACGAGAATGCACCCTGTTTTGGGGGAGAGAGTGGCTCTCCTACTGCCTTCTGAAGTCATGGAGGCAGGGTTGTGTGGAGAGTTGAGTATGGCTACCCTGGCCACCCTCAGGCCCTGTATGGACCAGTACCCTAACTGGCCAACTCGACtttcacatatacac GTGTTGGTGTACAGTCCCAGTGGTGTTCCTctgaagagaggagaaggggcGACCCAGCTGAGCTTCCTCCACAGCCTGGCTGACTCCCCGGCCTGGGTGGAGCTGGGGCTGGCTCGAGTCCGCCACGCAGAGTCGCAAAGCG GATCTGTGTCCTGTGAGGTGGAGTTTTCTGTAGACGATGAGGACGACACTCAACCGCAGGGGAGGCGGGTTGAGCCTGAGCACACCGTGCAGCAGACTGTCATGCTTTTCCTTCTCTTCGAGTACAGAGACCCCTTCCACTCCCAGCTCTCTGACGTCATCGGTACGGTTCAGATCA gGAGTGAAGAAACTTTAGAGAGATGTTTGGACAAGGTGCTTTGGTACAATGATGACAAAGTAAGATCAGCCCTGCAGTCGTTACTGAAAAGTGCCCTCAGGGGATTTCTAAAAAGAAACAAG TCCCAAGAGAGGCTTCAGTCTGCCATGTCGGTGATTCTGAGCTCTGTAAAGAGTATTGTGAGCAGCAGTAGCAGTGTCGATTTTCGCACCGCCTGTCTGACTACCATGAAG GTGCAGAGCAGCTATGACCTGTCTTTCCCCTTACATCAAAAACTTCAGAGAGTCATAAATGGGCGATTTGTTTCCAGAAGCAGATGTACTTCTGAAAAG GCTTCAGAGACGATTATGTCTGAGTGGAACAGCCATGAGGAACCTGAAAATG GGCTTCCAAGCAAAAGAACGCacgaagaagaggaggaggaggaggagacaccGTCGTGCTCCAAAAGGCAGTGCTCAGAGTTCACTGCTGGGGACTCGTATGCCTTTGAGAGCAACATTTGGGAGACTCTGGACAACCAGATGCAATGGTCACAAGGATCCCAGAGGGAGCTTGTCAACATGGGCTTAGCAGAGTCGTCGACCCCTTCCTTAAGCAATACTGAGTTGAAAAAACAACAG GTTGACAGAGAATGGCTTCAGGAGATTGAAAATCTGTCTGAGTGGGATTAA
- the LOC143526790 gene encoding type 2 DNA topoisomerase 6 subunit B-like isoform X3 has protein sequence MTSKLQQVIRLLMVLTRNDCTESKRSSARPDGRGGLLVLRVHSMQAVRRPTYTECQRNMSRMRLQRDFLPVSIFVTVLVKKTFKCSQTSLGLCILFARSRTTRTSRKRRPLLQHFFKDSVLLMLRAKNRLSLMDHAISMDSTIFSQTPFTMACLPTCTRMHPVLGERVALLLPSEVMEAGLCGELSMATLATLRPCMDQYPNWPTRLSHIHVLVYSPSGVPLKRGEGATQLSFLHSLADSPAWVELGLARVRHAESQSGQGSVSCEVEFSVDDEDDTQPQGRRVEPEHTVQQTVMLFLLFEYRDPFHSQLSDVIGSEETLERCLDKVLWYNDDKVRSALQSLLKSALRGFLKRNKSQERLQSAMSVILSSVKSIVSSSSSVDFRTACLTTMKVQSSYDLSFPLHQKLQRVINGRFVSRSRCTSEKASETIMSEWNSHEEPENGLPSKRTHEEEEEEEETPSCSKRQCSEFTAGDSYAFESNIWETLDNQMQWSQGSQRELVNMGLAESSTPSLSNTELKKQQVDREWLQEIENLSEWD, from the exons ATGACATCTAAACTGCAGCAG GTTATCAGGTTACTGATGGTTCTGACCCGTAATGATTGCACTGAGTCTAAACGTAGCAGTGCTCGTCCAGACGGCCGAGGGGGCTTGCTGGTTCTGCGGGTCCACAGCATGCAGGCTGTCAGACGACCAACGTACACCG AATGTCAGAGGAACATGTCCAGAATG AGGCTACAGCGAGACTTTCTTCCAGTATCTATttttgtgactgtccttgtgaaGAAGACCTTCAAATGTTCTCAAACATCTTTGGGCCTTTGCATTTTGTTTGCTCGTTCCAG GACGACCAGGACAAGCAGGAAACGGAGGCCGCTACTGCAACATTTCTTCAAAGACTCAGTCTTGTTAATGCTAAG AGCCAAGAATAGACTTTCACTTATGGATCATGCCATTTCCATGGACAGTACCATATTTTCCCA GACTCCGTTCACCATGGCATGCCTCCCTACATGTACGAGAATGCACCCTGTTTTGGGGGAGAGAGTGGCTCTCCTACTGCCTTCTGAAGTCATGGAGGCAGGGTTGTGTGGAGAGTTGAGTATGGCTACCCTGGCCACCCTCAGGCCCTGTATGGACCAGTACCCTAACTGGCCAACTCGACtttcacatatacac GTGTTGGTGTACAGTCCCAGTGGTGTTCCTctgaagagaggagaaggggcGACCCAGCTGAGCTTCCTCCACAGCCTGGCTGACTCCCCGGCCTGGGTGGAGCTGGGGCTGGCTCGAGTCCGCCACGCAGAGTCGCAAAGCGGTCAGG GATCTGTGTCCTGTGAGGTGGAGTTTTCTGTAGACGATGAGGACGACACTCAACCGCAGGGGAGGCGGGTTGAGCCTGAGCACACCGTGCAGCAGACTGTCATGCTTTTCCTTCTCTTCGAGTACAGAGACCCCTTCCACTCCCAGCTCTCTGACGTCATCG gGAGTGAAGAAACTTTAGAGAGATGTTTGGACAAGGTGCTTTGGTACAATGATGACAAAGTAAGATCAGCCCTGCAGTCGTTACTGAAAAGTGCCCTCAGGGGATTTCTAAAAAGAAACAAG TCCCAAGAGAGGCTTCAGTCTGCCATGTCGGTGATTCTGAGCTCTGTAAAGAGTATTGTGAGCAGCAGTAGCAGTGTCGATTTTCGCACCGCCTGTCTGACTACCATGAAG GTGCAGAGCAGCTATGACCTGTCTTTCCCCTTACATCAAAAACTTCAGAGAGTCATAAATGGGCGATTTGTTTCCAGAAGCAGATGTACTTCTGAAAAG GCTTCAGAGACGATTATGTCTGAGTGGAACAGCCATGAGGAACCTGAAAATG GGCTTCCAAGCAAAAGAACGCacgaagaagaggaggaggaggaggagacaccGTCGTGCTCCAAAAGGCAGTGCTCAGAGTTCACTGCTGGGGACTCGTATGCCTTTGAGAGCAACATTTGGGAGACTCTGGACAACCAGATGCAATGGTCACAAGGATCCCAGAGGGAGCTTGTCAACATGGGCTTAGCAGAGTCGTCGACCCCTTCCTTAAGCAATACTGAGTTGAAAAAACAACAG GTTGACAGAGAATGGCTTCAGGAGATTGAAAATCTGTCTGAGTGGGATTAA
- the LOC143526790 gene encoding type 2 DNA topoisomerase 6 subunit B-like isoform X6: protein MSEEHVQNEATARLSSSIYFCDCPCEEDLQMFSNIFGPLHFVCSFQDDQDKQETEAATATFLQRLSLVNAKVTIVFKVRDKEHSHSQVFRAKNRLSLMDHAISMDSTIFSQTPFTMACLPTCTRMHPVLGERVALLLPSEVMEAGLCGELSMATLATLRPCMDQYPNWPTRLSHIHVLVYSPSGVPLKRGEGATQLSFLHSLADSPAWVELGLARVRHAESQSGQGSVSCEVEFSVDDEDDTQPQGRRVEPEHTVQQTVMLFLLFEYRDPFHSQLSDVIGTVQIRSEETLERCLDKVLWYNDDKVRSALQSLLKSALRGFLKRNKSQERLQSAMSVILSSVKSIVSSSSSVDFRTACLTTMKVQSSYDLSFPLHQKLQRVINGRFVSRSRCTSEKASETIMSEWNSHEEPENGLPSKRTHEEEEEEEETPSCSKRQCSEFTAGDSYAFESNIWETLDNQMQWSQGSQRELVNMGLAESSTPSLSNTELKKQQVDREWLQEIENLSEWD, encoded by the exons ATGTCAGAGGAACATGTCCAGAATG AGGCTACAGCGAGACTTTCTTCCAGTATCTATttttgtgactgtccttgtgaaGAAGACCTTCAAATGTTCTCAAACATCTTTGGGCCTTTGCATTTTGTTTGCTCGTTCCAG GACGACCAGGACAAGCAGGAAACGGAGGCCGCTACTGCAACATTTCTTCAAAGACTCAGTCTTGTTAATGCTAAG GTCACGATTGTCTTCAAAGTCAGGGATAaagaacactcacacagccaAGTATTCAG AGCCAAGAATAGACTTTCACTTATGGATCATGCCATTTCCATGGACAGTACCATATTTTCCCA GACTCCGTTCACCATGGCATGCCTCCCTACATGTACGAGAATGCACCCTGTTTTGGGGGAGAGAGTGGCTCTCCTACTGCCTTCTGAAGTCATGGAGGCAGGGTTGTGTGGAGAGTTGAGTATGGCTACCCTGGCCACCCTCAGGCCCTGTATGGACCAGTACCCTAACTGGCCAACTCGACtttcacatatacac GTGTTGGTGTACAGTCCCAGTGGTGTTCCTctgaagagaggagaaggggcGACCCAGCTGAGCTTCCTCCACAGCCTGGCTGACTCCCCGGCCTGGGTGGAGCTGGGGCTGGCTCGAGTCCGCCACGCAGAGTCGCAAAGCGGTCAGG GATCTGTGTCCTGTGAGGTGGAGTTTTCTGTAGACGATGAGGACGACACTCAACCGCAGGGGAGGCGGGTTGAGCCTGAGCACACCGTGCAGCAGACTGTCATGCTTTTCCTTCTCTTCGAGTACAGAGACCCCTTCCACTCCCAGCTCTCTGACGTCATCGGTACGGTTCAGATCA gGAGTGAAGAAACTTTAGAGAGATGTTTGGACAAGGTGCTTTGGTACAATGATGACAAAGTAAGATCAGCCCTGCAGTCGTTACTGAAAAGTGCCCTCAGGGGATTTCTAAAAAGAAACAAG TCCCAAGAGAGGCTTCAGTCTGCCATGTCGGTGATTCTGAGCTCTGTAAAGAGTATTGTGAGCAGCAGTAGCAGTGTCGATTTTCGCACCGCCTGTCTGACTACCATGAAG GTGCAGAGCAGCTATGACCTGTCTTTCCCCTTACATCAAAAACTTCAGAGAGTCATAAATGGGCGATTTGTTTCCAGAAGCAGATGTACTTCTGAAAAG GCTTCAGAGACGATTATGTCTGAGTGGAACAGCCATGAGGAACCTGAAAATG GGCTTCCAAGCAAAAGAACGCacgaagaagaggaggaggaggaggagacaccGTCGTGCTCCAAAAGGCAGTGCTCAGAGTTCACTGCTGGGGACTCGTATGCCTTTGAGAGCAACATTTGGGAGACTCTGGACAACCAGATGCAATGGTCACAAGGATCCCAGAGGGAGCTTGTCAACATGGGCTTAGCAGAGTCGTCGACCCCTTCCTTAAGCAATACTGAGTTGAAAAAACAACAG GTTGACAGAGAATGGCTTCAGGAGATTGAAAATCTGTCTGAGTGGGATTAA